A genome region from Leeia speluncae includes the following:
- a CDS encoding 5' nucleotidase, NT5C type, protein MSRIAIDMDEVLADTQAKQLAWLNQQFDLQLTPKKVEGHLLWEALSDEAAKALDNEMRQPDFFADLAVMPHAKSIMEILYQEHEIFIATAAMEYPTSFTAKFDWLAMHFPYIHPSRIVFCGDKSIIHADYLIDDSPRFLSGFKGQGLLYRAPRNVNVTDYPVVENWLDVAKYFSVSLPA, encoded by the coding sequence ATGAGCCGAATTGCGATTGATATGGACGAAGTATTAGCCGATACCCAGGCCAAACAGTTAGCGTGGCTAAACCAGCAGTTTGATCTGCAACTGACGCCGAAAAAGGTGGAAGGCCATTTATTGTGGGAAGCATTAAGTGATGAAGCGGCAAAAGCACTAGATAACGAAATGCGCCAGCCCGATTTTTTTGCCGACCTTGCCGTGATGCCTCACGCCAAATCGATCATGGAAATCCTCTACCAAGAACATGAGATTTTTATTGCGACGGCAGCAATGGAGTACCCTACGTCTTTTACGGCGAAGTTTGATTGGCTAGCCATGCATTTCCCGTACATCCACCCATCTCGGATTGTGTTTTGCGGGGACAAGAGCATTATTCATGCGGATTATTTAATTGATGATAGCCCACGCTTTTTAAGCGGCTTCAAAGGACAGGGTTTGCTTTACCGTGCACCACGCAATGTGAATGTGACAGATTACCCAGTGGTAGAAAATTGGCTAGATGTGGCCAAGTATTTCTCGGTTTCGTTGCCTGCTTAA
- a CDS encoding LysR family transcriptional regulator, producing the protein MELRDLRAFIVLAEVLNFRQAAEQLFLTQSALSKKIQKLEAELGNPVFDRSKTPTQLTPFGRLIYEEAIKVVHSADQLLRRAEFAKKGFEGKLRIGFGISTQQIAPKAVVEFKATHPNVQVQLLDMSAKHQFEAMQSGQLELGYCRLPAPDGWCSIPLLQESLAIMSPPAFENGLTPAQRSQLPLIMLDRQRAPAYYDHTMAYVNKAGFSTHLLETVADFSTALAMVTAGIGWTIVPTSTAKKETGFHIHYIEDEAAIWQIGLVKMSGETDPLVEAFWETAIQVGQASKE; encoded by the coding sequence ATGGAGCTGCGAGATTTACGGGCGTTTATTGTCTTGGCCGAAGTGCTTAATTTCCGCCAAGCAGCAGAGCAACTCTTCCTCACCCAATCTGCCTTAAGTAAAAAGATACAAAAACTAGAAGCTGAACTCGGCAACCCTGTTTTTGATCGCAGCAAAACACCCACGCAACTAACCCCATTTGGCCGGCTGATTTATGAAGAAGCCATCAAAGTGGTGCACAGTGCAGATCAATTACTTAGAAGGGCTGAGTTTGCGAAAAAAGGATTCGAAGGCAAGTTAAGGATTGGCTTTGGCATTTCTACCCAGCAAATTGCCCCTAAAGCGGTCGTCGAATTCAAAGCCACGCACCCCAACGTGCAAGTGCAGCTACTAGATATGTCTGCCAAACACCAGTTTGAGGCCATGCAAAGCGGCCAATTAGAATTAGGCTATTGTCGGCTTCCCGCGCCAGACGGTTGGTGTTCGATTCCCTTATTGCAAGAATCACTCGCTATCATGTCTCCGCCAGCTTTCGAAAATGGCTTAACGCCAGCACAACGTAGCCAATTGCCGCTCATCATGCTAGATAGGCAGCGTGCCCCCGCGTATTACGATCACACCATGGCATACGTAAACAAGGCGGGGTTTTCTACCCATTTACTAGAAACGGTGGCGGATTTTTCTACTGCATTGGCCATGGTCACTGCCGGCATTGGCTGGACGATTGTGCCAACGTCTACTGCCAAAAAAGAAACCGGCTTTCATATTCACTATATAGAAGACGAAGCCGCGATCTGGCAGATTGGGCTTGTGAAAATGTCGGGTGAAACCGACCCATTAGTGGAAGCATTTTGGGAGACGGCGATTCAGGTGGGGCAGGCGTCTAAGGAGTAA
- a CDS encoding GntR family transcriptional regulator, with amino-acid sequence MAEEENLLPEFQSRRPSSDLEYVYNALKQSFMMGEFVPGQKLTLPVLANAFGTSQMPIREATNRLVVARAIESLPRRSLRVPEATLTRLDTLLPLRLQLEGEATRLATLSASANLVKTLKAINEEMYSDEVLNDVKRFLRLNEQFHFTLYKQSNNEDLVDLIELLWMRYGPLMNIIRNCEMPYAGKTHHNELIAAIEAGNADDAKHAICEDIQEAANAIRKVIEQQ; translated from the coding sequence TTGGCAGAAGAAGAAAATTTATTACCCGAGTTTCAATCGCGCCGCCCGAGTTCTGATCTGGAATATGTTTACAACGCGCTAAAGCAATCGTTCATGATGGGGGAGTTTGTCCCCGGCCAAAAGCTGACGCTTCCCGTGCTTGCCAATGCGTTTGGTACTAGTCAAATGCCGATTCGGGAAGCAACTAACCGCTTAGTTGTCGCCCGTGCGATTGAATCGTTGCCAAGAAGATCACTTCGCGTACCGGAAGCCACCCTGACTAGGTTAGACACGCTATTACCATTGCGGCTGCAATTAGAAGGGGAAGCGACACGACTAGCCACCTTAAGCGCATCAGCCAACTTAGTAAAAACGCTTAAAGCCATTAATGAAGAAATGTATAGCGATGAAGTGCTAAACGATGTGAAACGCTTCTTACGGCTAAACGAGCAATTTCACTTCACCTTATATAAGCAATCGAATAACGAAGATTTGGTCGATTTGATTGAACTGCTATGGATGCGCTACGGCCCGCTAATGAACATCATCCGCAATTGTGAAATGCCCTACGCAGGGAAAACCCATCACAATGAATTAATTGCGGCGATTGAAGCAGGCAACGCGGACGATGCAAAACACGCCATTTGTGAAGATATTCAAGAAGCGGCCAATGCCATTCGTAAAGTGATTGAACAACAGTAA
- a CDS encoding 3-hydroxyacyl-CoA dehydrogenase NAD-binding domain-containing protein, whose protein sequence is MLDILKNELANKVVSIVGAGLIGRSWAALFAAAGFTVKLYDSQPGTKALMESFWTEVKPTLIELGLATSNTNPTFHVTNDIKEAVIDVDFIQECIPERLDAKLALYQQMEPYLKSNAVIATSSSGLKLSDLQAGFKDPSRIIIAHPFNPPHLIPLVELYTNEKTASGVLDVAESIYSLCGKVTIRLKKEVLAHVANRLQAALWREAIHLVLDGVASLKDVDLAVSAGPGLRWGVMGPHALLNLGGGEGGLRAYCQQFRDSYHLWWDDLGKPQLTDEAIDKLVAEVKEHVGDKTYLELKQDRDSKLVAVLQALQNNKLKNQLSRSAQ, encoded by the coding sequence ATGTTAGATATCCTGAAAAATGAACTAGCAAATAAAGTGGTTTCGATTGTCGGAGCAGGGTTGATTGGTCGCAGTTGGGCGGCCTTGTTTGCGGCCGCTGGGTTTACCGTCAAGCTGTACGATAGCCAGCCAGGTACAAAAGCGCTGATGGAGTCGTTTTGGACAGAGGTAAAGCCAACGCTCATCGAGCTTGGGTTAGCCACTAGCAATACCAACCCGACGTTTCATGTCACTAACGACATTAAAGAAGCGGTCATCGATGTCGACTTTATTCAAGAATGTATTCCAGAACGCCTAGACGCCAAGTTGGCGCTCTATCAGCAAATGGAGCCATACCTAAAATCCAATGCCGTTATTGCCACAAGTTCATCTGGATTAAAGCTTTCTGATTTGCAAGCTGGGTTTAAAGATCCTAGCCGCATCATCATTGCGCACCCATTTAATCCGCCGCACCTTATTCCATTGGTCGAGCTTTATACCAATGAGAAAACCGCCTCTGGCGTACTAGATGTTGCAGAGTCGATTTATTCCTTATGCGGCAAAGTCACTATTCGTCTAAAGAAAGAAGTCTTGGCGCATGTGGCAAACCGTCTGCAAGCCGCACTTTGGCGTGAAGCGATTCACCTTGTCTTAGATGGGGTAGCTAGTCTGAAGGACGTGGACCTTGCGGTAAGCGCAGGCCCAGGGCTTCGTTGGGGGGTAATGGGGCCGCACGCCTTGCTTAACCTAGGTGGTGGCGAAGGAGGGTTGCGCGCGTATTGCCAGCAATTTAGAGATAGCTATCACCTCTGGTGGGATGACTTGGGTAAACCGCAATTAACCGATGAAGCCATCGACAAATTGGTTGCAGAAGTCAAAGAACACGTCGGCGATAAAACCTATTTAGAACTTAAGCAAGACAGAGACAGCAAGTTAGTGGCGGTGTTGCAAGCATTGCAAAACAACAAGCTGAAAAACCAATTGTCACGTAGTGCGCAATAA
- a CDS encoding 3-keto-5-aminohexanoate cleavage protein, translating to MKRKVVLTCAVTGDGPIHPKYPNYPITPEQIAQSCIEAAAAGASAVHIHGRDPVTGIGNRSPEIFQEIVERVRAVNKNVVINLTTGMGGTFVPEPNNEALAHPTTDVASAAERVQHVLSNKPEVCTLDVTTMNLEGGIAGAPDCVFMNTPGKLRDMAELIKKTNTKMELEVFNPGDILLARKMAEDGILPEPLLFQICLGVKWSAPADVKTLTYMRDLLPAGATWSAFGISRWQMDIVALSTIMGGHCRVGLEDNIYLERGVFATNAQLVERASRIIRDLGCEVATPDEAREIFGLTAAV from the coding sequence ATGAAACGCAAAGTTGTACTTACTTGTGCAGTGACAGGCGATGGACCAATTCATCCAAAGTACCCAAATTACCCGATTACACCAGAGCAAATTGCCCAATCGTGTATCGAGGCAGCGGCAGCAGGGGCATCTGCTGTGCATATTCACGGGCGTGATCCTGTCACGGGTATTGGTAATCGCTCTCCTGAGATTTTTCAGGAAATCGTCGAGCGCGTACGTGCGGTAAACAAAAACGTGGTGATTAACCTCACCACCGGCATGGGTGGCACCTTTGTGCCAGAGCCAAATAACGAAGCATTGGCGCATCCAACCACCGACGTTGCGAGCGCTGCCGAGCGTGTACAGCATGTACTAAGCAATAAACCAGAAGTATGTACTTTAGATGTCACCACCATGAACTTAGAAGGTGGTATTGCCGGCGCACCAGATTGTGTCTTTATGAATACCCCAGGCAAGCTGCGGGATATGGCAGAACTGATTAAAAAGACCAATACCAAGATGGAACTAGAGGTCTTTAACCCGGGTGATATTTTACTGGCGCGCAAAATGGCAGAAGACGGCATCTTGCCAGAGCCATTGCTTTTCCAAATTTGCCTAGGGGTGAAATGGTCTGCTCCGGCAGATGTAAAAACCCTCACCTACATGCGTGATTTATTACCTGCGGGTGCGACATGGAGTGCGTTTGGCATCTCTCGTTGGCAGATGGATATTGTGGCGTTGTCTACCATTATGGGCGGGCACTGCCGCGTTGGTCTAGAAGACAATATTTATCTAGAACGCGGTGTGTTTGCGACCAATGCGCAATTAGTCGAACGCGCCTCACGCATTATCCGTGACCTAGGTTGCGAAGTCGCGACGCCAGACGAAGCCAGAGAAATTTTTGGCCTGACTGCAGCGGTGTAA
- a CDS encoding acyl-CoA thioesterase, whose translation MSTSLFLQSVVAHQWHCDHFGHLNVRHYAAAFDDAVFIFWGKMGLQVPAKNEPGFVPVTAETKLTFQNEVNVGQIVSVYAAISRIGSKSVSLKFEMKNQEGTEVLATCETIEVFFDVLARQSAAIPAHIRQQLTANVS comes from the coding sequence ATGAGTACCTCTCTTTTTCTACAATCTGTCGTTGCCCATCAATGGCATTGCGATCACTTTGGCCATCTGAATGTTCGTCACTATGCGGCGGCCTTTGATGATGCGGTGTTTATTTTTTGGGGAAAGATGGGCTTACAAGTTCCCGCCAAAAATGAGCCCGGCTTTGTGCCGGTGACGGCAGAAACCAAGCTGACTTTTCAAAACGAAGTGAATGTGGGGCAAATTGTGAGCGTGTATGCCGCTATCTCCCGCATTGGCTCAAAGTCTGTTTCGCTAAAGTTTGAAATGAAAAATCAGGAAGGCACAGAAGTATTGGCCACCTGCGAAACCATTGAAGTGTTTTTCGATGTGTTAGCACGCCAAAGCGCTGCTATTCCAGCGCATATTCGCCAGCAATTAACAGCGAATGTAAGTTAG